The following DNA comes from Cucumis sativus cultivar 9930 chromosome 7, Cucumber_9930_V3, whole genome shotgun sequence.
tacgGATATGATAAAATGAGTGATATCAGACGATAATTATAGAGCTATCCGACAATAATCATAAGGTTATTACGTTTTAGGTttactacttttgcaatttagaaaatgtaggtGACATAAACTCTATCatcataattgttttttgctatttttgtaaggGTCCATGACAGTTATAATTACActatcaaacttttaataacaacaacaGTAAAACATCTGAACTTCtactagttttaaaattggacCATCACACCTGCGATAATTGTAAAAGTTAGattccaaaattatataatgaaTAGAATTTTTGTATaggtttgaaatatttaattttaaattttggattatttttaaaacttaacttttaattttaaaagtttaaagatagaactaaaatgatacaatatttattaaaatgagaaattgtaaaaaatacatatgtttTATGggataaataatttgttaattttttttttaaatgtcacctgtatttttaaaattgaaaaattgataaatttagaagaagataaatttgcaatataaaaaaatgaggtGTGAGcccgttttttttttttaatgtaaatttgcaatattaaaaaaatgttttgaaaatacatatattattaaaaagaataaaagtgaGTCCGAAGCTTAAATGAGAAATTCACACGAAAGAAGAAGCCTATAAATATGGCATAGCAATGGCTCCTGTGTTTAAGCTGAGGCCGGCgcaagtatttttttttttctgatcCGGAATTGCCGCCGGTAACTGCTCCATCCCTATCTGCTTCGCttgtttttctctccctctctcctACGGTCCATTTCCTTCTCGCCCACCGCCGTCTTCCGGCGCCGGCGTTTGAGACTTAAAACTTCGATATCATTATGGACGCCCGCTGCCGATCGACGAAGCCGACGACCGTTAAGGCGAAGCCGACGACGAAAACCGTCGACGGCGATTCCACGAAGGCTTCGGATGCTTTGGCTCTCCCTCTGTACATCACCAACGCTGTCTTCTTCACGCTCTTCTTCTCCGTTGTGTATTATCTGCTTAGCCGGTGGAGGGAGAAGATCCGGAACTCTGTTCCTTTGCATTTCGTTACTCCGTCTGAGATTGTTTCTCTCCTCGCTTTAGTCGCCTCGTTTGTTTACCTTATTGGATTCTTTGGCATCGATTTTGTTCAGTCTCTGTTTCTCCGTCCGTCGGGGGACGTGTGGACGACGGATGAAGATGATGAGCGTTCCATTGTTAAAGATGACTCCCGTAAAGTGCCGTGTGGTGCGGCGCTTGATTCTTCTGTTCCTCATCAAGTCCCTTCTCCAGTTTTGTCCGTACTGAAGTCTGTTGATCCGCTGCCAGTTCCGATCAAATTAAACGAAGAAGATGAGGAAATCGTGAAATCTGTAGTGATTGGGACTACTCCGTCGTACTCTCTCGAAGCGAAGCTCGGTGACTGTGGTAGAGCCGCAGCAATCCGCCGTGAGGCCCTTCAGAGAATTACAAGTAAGTCTCTCTCCGGTTTGCCTCTAGACGGATTCGATTACGCTTCGATTTTAGGGCAGTGCTGCGAAATGCCAATCGGATACGTCCAGATTCCGGTAGGGATTGCAGGTCCGCTTCTTCTAGATGGAAGAGAATTTTCAGTTCCAATGGCTACAACAGAGGGGTGTTTAGTTGCGAGTACAAATCGAGGATGTAAAGCGATTCATTTATCTGGAGGAGCCAACAGCGTCTTGTTAAGAGATGGAATGACCAGAGCTCCGGTGGTGAGATTCGGCACCGCAAAGAGAGCCGCTCAATTGAAAATGTTTCTTGAAGAACCTGAAAATTTCGAAACTCTGGCTTTAGTCTTCAACAAATCAAGCCGATTTGCTAGATTACAAAACATCAAATGCGCCATTGCC
Coding sequences within:
- the LOC101219178 gene encoding 3-hydroxy-3-methylglutaryl-coenzyme A reductase 1, with amino-acid sequence MDARCRSTKPTTVKAKPTTKTVDGDSTKASDALALPLYITNAVFFTLFFSVVYYLLSRWREKIRNSVPLHFVTPSEIVSLLALVASFVYLIGFFGIDFVQSLFLRPSGDVWTTDEDDERSIVKDDSRKVPCGAALDSSVPHQVPSPVLSVLKSVDPLPVPIKLNEEDEEIVKSVVIGTTPSYSLEAKLGDCGRAAAIRREALQRITSKSLSGLPLDGFDYASILGQCCEMPIGYVQIPVGIAGPLLLDGREFSVPMATTEGCLVASTNRGCKAIHLSGGANSVLLRDGMTRAPVVRFGTAKRAAQLKMFLEEPENFETLALVFNKSSRFARLQNIKCAIAGKNLYTRFSCSTGDAMGMNMVSKGVQNVLDFLQEDFPDMDVIGISGNFCSDKKPAAVNWIEGRGKSVVCEAVIKGDVVRKVLKTNVEALVELNMLKNLAGSAMAGALGGFNAHASNIVSAIYIATGQDPAQNVESSHCITMMEAVNDGRDLHVSVTMPSIEVGTVGGGTQLASQSACLNLLGVKGANRESPGSNSRLLATIVAGSVLAGELSLMAALAAGQLVKSHLKYNRSSRDIANVSSS